From the genome of Fusarium keratoplasticum isolate Fu6.1 chromosome 11, whole genome shotgun sequence, one region includes:
- a CDS encoding Carboxylic ester hydrolase yields MATGGSGISAGDEINLVIPAAQGYAAGFTDAGLTLNNTIDSQTTQWFLKNDSTVNEVLLENFAHRSVHDLAVIGKAAVKAFYGKQPSYSYYSGCSQGGRQGYFAAEKYSEDFDGILANAPAINAPQLSPAEFWPSVLMANIVVPPQCVFRAYQNAIVEACDALDGARDGLISASEKCHYDTSKLVSKKIECTETDSTVVITREHAELVAKILEGPVDPNGKTLWYGTPPGADFDGLANTTTVNGSIVPVPFVTAEAWFKYAIAQDPSLDTSKLSLSDFFHLFMQSVDRLTGSLGSDNPDLTGFKNAGGKLLSWHGMADPLIMHGGTVLYWNKLSQKASSQAELDSFYRLFLAPGAGHCFGGVGPNPMEPLSALVDWVEKGIVPDTLFAETTMGGKSVSRNLCPYPGTLRYNGKGDVNSAKSFTCTQ; encoded by the coding sequence ATGGCGACAGGCGGATCAGGAATTTCTGCTGGCGATGAGATAAACCTTGTTATACCAGCGGCCCAGGGCTACGCGGCTGGATTCACAGACGCAGGCCTGACGCTCAACAACACTATTGACTCTCAGACAACCCAGTGGTTCCTCAAAAACGATAGCACAGTCAACGAAGTGTTGCTGGAGAACTTTGCGCATCGATCCGTCCACGACTTGGCCGTTATCGGGAAAGCCGCAGTCAAGGCATTCTACGGAAAACAGCCTTCGTACTCCTACTACTCGGGCTGTTCTCAAGGCGGTCGACAAGGTTACTTCGCAGCTGAGAAATACTCCGAGGATTTTGACGGCATTCTGGCCAACGCTCCAGCCATCAACGCCCCTCAACTCTCGCCTGCAGAATTCTGGCCTTCAGTATTGATGGCCAACATTGTCGTGCCACCTCAGTGCGTGTTTAGGGCATACCAAAACGCCATTGTCGAAGCATGCGATGCACTGGATGGAGCTCGTGATGGTCTCATCTCTGCTTCTGAGAAGTGTCACTACGATACCTCGAAACTTGTGTCGAAGAAGATCGAGTGCACCGAGACAGACAGCACAGTTGTCATCACCAGGGAGCATGCTGAGCTGGTGGCCAAAATTCTCGAAGGCCCCGTTGATCCCAACGGCAAGACACTCTGGTACGGAACTCCCCCTGGGGCCGACTTTGATGGTTTAGCCAACACGACAACTGTCAACGGCTCAATTGTTCCTGTCCCATTTGTCACAGCTGAAGCATGGTTCAAGTACGCCATTGCCCAAGATCCCTCCCTCGACACGTCCAAGCTGTCCTTGTCGGATTTCTTTCACTTGTTCATGCAATCAGTTGATCGACTGACTGGCTCGCTGGGATCGGACAACCCCGATCTCACGGGGTTCAAAAACGCAGGCGGCAAGCTTCTCTCATGGCACGGCATGGCTGATCCTCTAATCATGCACGGTGGCACAGTGCTTTACTGGAATAAACTGAGCCAAAAGGCCAGCAGCCAGGCCGAGTTGGACAGTTTCTACCGTTTATTTCTGGCCCCAGGAGCAGGACATTGTTTCGGTGGCGTTGGTCCCAATCCAATGGAACCACTGTCGGCTCTTGTGGATTGGGTTGAGAAGGGAATTGTCCCCGATACCCTCTTTGCGGAAACAACCATGGGTGGCAAGTCTGTCAGTCGCAATCTGTGCCCGTATCCAGGCACTTTGCGATACAACGGGAAAGGGGATGTGAACTCTGCCAAGAGCTTTACCTGTACTCAGTGA
- a CDS encoding Aminotran-1-2 domain-containing protein, with protein sequence MASSKANLSTRGDVFATPTSKIPLLDVVCDLWHPETNPGGYVSLGVAENTLMHEEVIEHMTKNFGIDSHSLTYGDGFSGSHRLRDTIARFVNRNFNPHEPVTKNQLLITSGVGQAIEVSGFSICDKGDGVLLARPHYGNFPIDLGYRVEAKIIGVSFEETDPFGLETVEVYEKALADAQARGIRVKALLLCNPHNPLGRCYTREVIEAYMRFCQRHSLHLLSDEIYALSVWKNPEFPDAPEFTSVLAINTDGIIDRNLIHLFWGMSKDFGSNGIRLGCVISRNEAFIRACEANSYFTCPSSLSDLATSRILSDDAFVESLTKTNRLRLAENYIMTSKFLERHQIPYKKGSNAGLFIWVDLFAPIQAQISTALKKQGGIHSEKALGDLQLKLYTTLLKHRIFLALGADFGGDVPGWFRIVFAHKKTYLQLGLDRMIEAIEVFRRELETGVGVDTVTTKLESVEV encoded by the exons ATGGCATCTTCAAAGGCAAACCTTTCTACCAGGGGCGACGTGTTTGCTACCCCAACCAGCAAGATCCCGCTGTTGGATGTGGTTTGCGACTTGTGGCACCCAGAGACCAACCCTGGCGGATATGTTAGTCTCGGTGTTGCCGAGAAC ACTTTGATGCACGAGGAAGTCATCGAGCACATGACCAAGAAC TTTGGCATCGACAGTCATTCTCTGACTTATGGTGACGGTTTCTCTGGCTCTCATCGCCTTCGAGACACGATTGCGAGATTTGTCAATCGTAATTTTAACCCTCATGAGCCTGTCACTAAGAACCAGCTCCTCATTACCTCTGGTGTGGGCCAGGCAATTGAGGTGAGCGGCTTCTCAATCTGCGACAAAGGTGACGGTGTCTTGCTTGCCCGCCCACATTATGGAAACTTTCCTATTGATTTAGGCTACCGAGTTGA GGCCAAAATCATTGGCGTCTCCTTTGAAGAAACGGATCCGTTCGGCCTAGAGACAGTCGAGGTCTATGAGAAGGCTCTTGCGGATGCCCAAGCAAGGGGAATTCGAGTCAaggcccttcttctctgcaACCCGCATAATCCCCTGG GTCGTTGCTATACCAGAGAGGTCATTGAGGCGTACATGAGATTCTGCCAGAGGCACagtctccatcttctcagTGATGAGATCTATGCTCTGTCAGTTTGGAAGAACCCAGAGTTCCCTGATGCGCCCGAGTTCACGTCGGTCCTAGCTATCAATACCGATGGCATTATTGATCGAAACCTGATCCATCTCTTTTGGGGAATGAGCAAG GATTTTGGGTCCAACGGAATCAGACTTGGATGTGTCATCAGTCGAAACGAGGCATTCATTCGTGCTTGCGAAGCAAACTCCTACTTCACTTGTCCGTCATCTCTATCTGACCTGGCTACCTCGCGTATTCTCTCCGACGACGCCTTTGTTGAATCCCTCACCAAGACGAACCGGTTACGGCTAGCCGAGAACTACATCATGACGTCCAAGTTTCTAGAACGTCACCAGATTCCGTACAAGAAGGGTTCCAACGCTGGCTTGTTCATCTGGGTTGATTTGTTTGCTCCCATCCAGGCACAAATTTCCACTGCCCTGAAGAAGCAGGGAGGCATTCATTCCGAGAAGGCGTTGGGGGATCTCCAGTTAAAACTCTACACGACTCTACTGAAGCATAGAATCTTTCTCGCACTCGGAGCCGACTTTGGGGGCGATGTACCTGGTTGGTTTCGCATCGTCTTTGCTCACAAAAAGACGTATTTGCAGCTGGGGCTGGACCGCATGATTGAAGCAATTGAAGTATTCCGTCGTGAGCTTGAGACAGGTGTAGGTGTGGACACTGTCACTACAAAGCTTGAGAGTGTGGAGGTGTAG
- a CDS encoding DLH domain-containing protein: MSSPTKVYFPSFELQICGEFYNPLEGSEHRNGAAIVVSHPMTGVKEQTAADYARALSKEGFAVLTFDAGYQGESSGKPRGLEDPHQRVEDNKAAVTYLTTLKDKVDQERIGVLGICASGGYTSYAAQSDNRIKALATVSAACVGRMTRNGGLYEHNKESQTAIEAALEGAGKWRTTHANGSQDDAPPMFETDLAKIPHEADPFFKDAAQYYGTKRGHHERSDQRVPLSSYDLMVSYDSFNFQHLISPRPLLMIAGSEAQTHHFSKNAVAAAKDPKELVTIKGKNHFDLYDDLSETVPKLVEFFAEALCRRL, translated from the coding sequence ATGTCCTCACCTACCAAAGTCTACTTTCCATCGTTTGAGCTGCAAATCTGCGGCGAGTTCTATAACCCTCTCGAGGGATCGGAACACCGCAATGGAGCCGCTATTGTCGTTAGCCATCCGATGACTGGAGTCAAAGAGCAGACGGCTGCCGACTATGCCCGCGCCCTATCCAAAGAAGGCTTCGCTGTCCTGACCTTCGATGCTGGCTATCAGGGCGAAAGTTCTGGTAAACCCCGCGGTCTCGAAGATCCTCACCAGAGGGTTGAAGACAACAAGGCCGCGGTTACGTATTTGACGACTTTGAAAGACAAGGTCGATCAGGAACGCATTGGTGTCCTTGGAATCTGTGCGTCGGGCGGCTACACTTCCTACGCTGCACAGTCAGACAATCGCATCAAGGCTTTGGCAACCGTCAGCGCTGCCTGTGTTGGTAGGATGACGCGAAATGGAGGCCTCTACGAGCACAACAAAGAAAGCCAGACGGCCATCGAAGCAGCTCTCGAAGGGGCTGGGAAATGGCGCACAACTCACGCCAACGGATCTCAAGATGATGCACCTCCCATGTTTGAGACGGACTTGGCAAAGATACCCCACGAGGCCGATcccttcttcaaggatgCGGCTCAGTATTACGGCACCAAGAGAGGACACCACGAGAGATCGGATCAAAGGGTTCCTCTTTCGAGTTACGATCTGATGGTCAGCTACGACTCGTTCAACTTTCAgcatctcatctctcctcGGCCTTTGCTCATGATTGCGGGGTCAGAGGCGCAGACGCACCACTTTAGCAAGAATGCTGTCGCGGCTGCCAAGGATCCCAAGGAGCTAGTGACTATAAAGGGGAAGAATCATTTTGATTTGTATGATGATCTTTCAGAGACGGTGCCGAAACTTGTCGAGTTCTTTGCAGAGGCTCTGTGTAGGCGTCTGTGA
- a CDS encoding hypothetical protein (Expressed protein) has product MSSVKIIITPPTPLEAEDPFRRRPQVTPLPDVPEKLPLESGDDTQKTDNGRPTIDPTEKEVFVTRPDVEESEKEVYEPRTTVLYADAAEKEVYHPTQSQEIVVDEKEVYDPQEATHQASIDASEKEVYHFETEAHRVDAGKEVYDGSAQMQMVIHPGKGAYSPEPAQPPSKHSQPEPKSSSPQSEYSQSQVSYSQPTSPAYSQPQTESSNQSTPKPDEAQTQPGPKGRFKKLHQTVVNKHKKAWETLTDQSNAIINEQIAWIEKTQTDVTNSIVTGTTTRYARLEKGTTTRYARLEKGTTNRYNRVEQSINDQMVRAGQCVNNYARIKDSIPGLKQKPQASTETEKPK; this is encoded by the coding sequence ATGTCCAGCGTCAAGATTATTATCACTCCCCCGACGCCTTTGGAGGCTGAAGATCCTTTTCGTCGTCGGCCTCAGGTCACTCCGCTACCTGATGTACCTGAGAAGTTGCCACTGGAGTCTGGCGATGACACACAGAAAACAGACAATGGGAGACCAACCATTGATCCAACAGAGAAAGAGGTCTTTGTGACTCGGCCAGATGTCGAAGAATCCGAAAAGGAAGTCTACGAGCCCAGGACAACAGTATTATATGCCGAtgcggccgagaaggaggtttATCACCCGACCCAATCGCAAGAGATTGTCGTAGACGAGAAGGAAGTCTACGATCCCCAAGAAGCGACTCACCAGGCTTCTATCGATGCATCTGAGAAAGAGGTGTATCATTTTGAGACGGAAGCCCATCGCGTCGATGCCGGGAAGGAGGTCTATGATGGGAGCGCGCAGATGCAAATGGTGATACATCCTGGTAAGGGTGCCTACAGCCCCGAGCCTGCTCAACCTCCATCCAAACACTCTCAGCCAGAGCCAAAATCCTCTTCGCCCCAGTCAGAATACTCTCAATCCCAAGTCAGCTACTCTCAACCAACTTCACCCGCATACTCTCAACCTCAAACCGAAAGCTCGAATCAGAGCACGCCTAAGCCAGATGAGGCCCAGACTCAACCTGGGCCCAAAGGTCGCTTCAAGAAACTTCACCAAACCGTCGTCAACAAGCACAAGAAAGCCTGGGAGACACTTACCGATCAATCCAACGCCATTATCAATGAACAAATTGCCTGGATTGAAAAGACACAGACCGACGTCACCAACAGTATCGTCACGGGGACTACGACTCGGTATGCACGGTTGGAAAAAGGCACTACTACACGATATGCACGGCTAGAAAAGGGGACTACGAATCGATACAATCGTGTTGAGCAGAGCATCAACGACCAAATGGTTCGTGCAGGGCAGTGTGTCAACAATTATGCCCGGATCAAGGACAGTATTCCTGGGTTAAAGCAAAAGCCACAAGCCTCGACTGAAACAGAGAAGCCTAAATAG